From a region of the Candidatus Brocadia sp. genome:
- the murC gene encoding UDP-N-acetylmuramate--L-alanine ligase, translating to MNASERGKMASVSTSLLESQINCRPSRGHCVYFIGIGGIGMSAVARILIHEGCIVAGSDLRTSSLTSTLEEMGAKINTKQDGSFMSSETDMVVVSASISEDNLDLKTARKMGIKVVKYSQILGSLMKEKRGIAISGTHGKTTTSAMISTILKTAGLDPTFVIGGEVPDIGGNAHLGKGNLFVAEACEYDRSFLNLTPQVGVITNIEEDHLDYYGNIETIVHAFGDFASSISKEGLLVVNDNDNNIAAAVQKANCKVETYSLSNASDWYGEVLSGGSGLKRFRVLHNGKLFDEISLKIPGSHNVLNALAATAVCTFIGVDKDSIKNALSLFHGANRRFQIIGARNGITVIDDYAHHPTEIRVTLRAARELYPEKRIWCVFQPHQYSRTRHLLKEFSRSFQNANRVILADIYATRDNDYEKTAMNAMKLYEETRNTGMDIQYIPQLSDIVNVLYSGVRPGDIVMTMGAGDVWKVAYDLVSRF from the coding sequence ATGAACGCGTCAGAGCGTGGGAAAATGGCATCGGTATCAACCTCGTTGTTAGAAAGTCAAATTAATTGCCGGCCCTCGCGGGGGCATTGCGTATACTTTATTGGAATTGGTGGTATTGGGATGAGTGCCGTTGCCCGTATCCTTATTCATGAAGGGTGCATTGTTGCTGGTTCTGATTTGCGGACGTCATCGTTAACTTCAACGCTTGAAGAAATGGGGGCAAAGATTAATACCAAGCAAGACGGGAGTTTTATGTCGTCAGAAACCGACATGGTAGTGGTATCAGCATCGATTTCTGAAGATAACCTTGACCTGAAAACTGCCCGTAAGATGGGTATAAAAGTGGTAAAATATTCACAGATCCTTGGTTCATTAATGAAAGAGAAGCGTGGCATAGCGATCAGCGGTACACACGGAAAGACAACGACAAGCGCAATGATCTCTACCATCCTAAAAACGGCGGGACTTGACCCAACCTTTGTTATCGGCGGAGAGGTGCCTGATATTGGTGGCAATGCACATCTGGGGAAGGGAAATTTATTTGTTGCAGAGGCTTGTGAATATGACCGGTCGTTTTTAAACCTTACGCCACAAGTGGGAGTTATTACGAATATTGAGGAAGATCATTTAGATTATTACGGAAATATTGAAACCATAGTTCACGCCTTTGGGGACTTTGCATCCTCGATTTCAAAAGAGGGTTTGTTGGTGGTAAATGATAATGACAACAATATTGCTGCCGCCGTACAAAAGGCAAACTGTAAGGTTGAAACCTATTCTCTAAGCAACGCGTCTGATTGGTATGGTGAAGTCCTTTCTGGCGGCAGTGGGTTGAAAAGATTCAGGGTTCTTCATAACGGTAAATTATTTGATGAAATTTCGTTAAAGATACCGGGGTCTCATAATGTATTGAATGCATTGGCGGCGACTGCTGTTTGTACCTTTATTGGAGTGGACAAAGATTCTATAAAAAACGCGTTGTCCTTATTTCATGGAGCAAACCGGCGGTTCCAGATTATTGGCGCACGGAATGGCATTACGGTGATTGACGATTATGCACACCATCCGACCGAGATCCGCGTTACCTTAAGAGCGGCACGGGAGCTTTACCCTGAAAAAAGAATATGGTGTGTGTTTCAACCTCATCAATATAGCAGAACACGGCACTTATTGAAAGAATTTTCACGGTCGTTTCAAAATGCGAATCGGGTTATTCTTGCAGATATTTATGCAACGCGGGATAATGATTACGAAAAAACCGCTATGAATGCCATGAAGTTGTATGAAGAGACCCGTAATACGGGTATGGATATTCAATACATTCCCCAATTAAGCGACATTGTAAATGTGCTTTACTCGGGCGTAAGACCCGGAGATATTGTCATGACCATGGGGGCTGGCGATGTTTGGAAGGTTGCTTATGATTTAGTTTCAAGATTCTAA
- a CDS encoding type II secretion system GspH family protein, with product MGTTRGEDDNGFTILEVMVALAIVGVSIGIFFSLIGNSSRLREKIDRHAELVLFARTKTEEAFLEMLGKKEEKGEKEKTFEGVTKSGLQWKITEVDKYEEAMDPIDFYKKVTDKNFQEIPPKGTTLLSTLVGEICIETVFFSKESDSVSETLESEDREEEEPSAD from the coding sequence TTGGGAACTACTAGAGGCGAGGATGATAATGGCTTCACCATCCTGGAGGTTATGGTTGCTCTGGCTATTGTAGGGGTTTCTATCGGGATATTCTTTAGTCTGATTGGTAATTCATCACGATTAAGAGAAAAAATTGACAGACATGCGGAACTGGTGCTTTTTGCCAGGACAAAAACGGAAGAGGCTTTCTTAGAGATGTTGGGGAAAAAGGAGGAAAAAGGAGAGAAAGAAAAAACGTTTGAAGGCGTAACGAAGAGTGGCCTGCAATGGAAGATAACAGAGGTGGATAAATATGAAGAGGCAATGGATCCAATTGATTTTTATAAAAAGGTTACGGATAAAAATTTTCAGGAGATTCCACCCAAAGGAACCACGTTGTTAAGCACCCTGGTGGGAGAAATATGTATTGAAACCGTTTTCTTCTCTAAAGAGTCTGATTCCGTTTCTGAAACACTCGAAAGTGAAGACCGTGAAGAAGAAGAGCCGTCGGCAGACTAA
- the ftsW gene encoding putative lipid II flippase FtsW, with translation MKPWRVIIYVMVVLLGFSVVTVYSTDMTTSGSSGTGYQFIKHILWIGVGSSFLVTMSKIDYHYLQKLSMPILIVSFVLLVLVLLPGIGTVTNGARRWIRLNRIVGIQPSEFAKLAMIIFVSNYIAKNQGRMSAFLYGFVIPMGITAATSALILKEPDFGTAAFIALLSMMMLVVGGARVIYVFFTAMALAPCIHKMLFDVQFRKVRLLAFLDPWKDPSGTGYQIIQSWIALGSGGLTGLGLGNSRQKLFFLPESNSDFIFTIIGEEFGFLGVICVIGLFLLFLWQGLKIVHAAKDVFGFFLGFGITMMFGLQAMLNIAVVSGAVPTKGIPLPFISSGGSSLLFSMIGVGVLVNIARQSSAGETISLPTDKGDLSEGKLDRILPLRVWSKITSKVAGFSW, from the coding sequence GTGAAGCCGTGGCGCGTTATCATCTATGTTATGGTTGTTCTGTTGGGGTTTAGTGTTGTTACGGTATACAGCACAGATATGACGACTTCCGGGTCATCCGGAACTGGTTATCAATTCATAAAACATATTTTATGGATTGGCGTAGGTTCCTCATTCTTAGTGACCATGTCAAAGATCGATTATCATTACTTGCAGAAGTTAAGTATGCCTATCCTTATTGTGTCTTTTGTCCTTCTTGTGCTCGTACTCTTGCCGGGGATAGGTACGGTTACCAATGGTGCCCGGAGATGGATTCGTCTCAACCGTATCGTGGGCATTCAACCGTCCGAATTTGCAAAATTGGCAATGATTATCTTTGTTTCGAATTACATTGCGAAAAATCAGGGTCGGATGTCTGCGTTTCTCTATGGTTTCGTCATTCCCATGGGTATCACCGCAGCAACAAGCGCCCTGATATTGAAGGAGCCTGATTTCGGGACTGCCGCATTTATTGCACTTCTGTCAATGATGATGCTTGTTGTTGGCGGGGCACGGGTTATTTACGTGTTCTTTACTGCTATGGCTCTTGCGCCATGCATCCATAAAATGTTGTTTGATGTTCAGTTTAGAAAAGTCAGATTATTGGCATTTCTCGATCCGTGGAAGGACCCTTCTGGAACGGGATATCAGATAATTCAGTCGTGGATTGCCCTTGGTTCCGGAGGGTTGACGGGATTAGGGCTGGGAAACAGCAGACAAAAACTCTTTTTTTTGCCGGAGAGCAATAGTGATTTTATATTTACCATCATAGGAGAGGAGTTTGGTTTTCTTGGGGTGATCTGTGTTATTGGACTCTTCCTGCTGTTCTTGTGGCAGGGATTAAAGATTGTGCATGCAGCGAAAGATGTGTTCGGTTTTTTTTTAGGGTTTGGGATTACGATGATGTTCGGATTACAGGCGATGCTTAACATTGCTGTTGTTTCAGGTGCCGTGCCAACAAAAGGTATTCCCTTGCCTTTCATCAGTTCCGGTGGGTCATCTTTGCTATTTTCCATGATAGGGGTTGGTGTCCTGGTTAATATAGCCAGGCAATCGTCGGCAGGTGAAACGATAAGCCTGCCAACAGATAAGGGAGACCTGTCGGAAGGCAAGCTTGATAGAATATTACCACTCAGGGTTTGGTCTAAAATAACATCGAAGGTAGCTGGTTTTTCCTGGTGA
- the murG gene encoding undecaprenyldiphospho-muramoylpentapeptide beta-N-acetylglucosaminyltransferase, which yields MKVIFAGGGTGGHLMVGLSAAEEIRSRFHDAEIVFFGSDKKFERRCVEQKGYRYCQVRAVKWGKSLKHRLACVGSLLLGIFDALFAVRNFNPDIVVGLGGYTSVAPVIAAKLLGISSVILEQNVIPGKANRFLSRWVDEVYCHWRGPLKWFTKAKVVRVTGTPIRKDILSSKKIRSAEKFGLSASKKTILITGGSQGAQAINETFLRCLPKLESLQNDLQIIHCTGEYGYDIAKAAYKKTKMDVFVCSFLDDMGAAFSMADIVICRAGATTIAEITAVGIPAILIPYPHAADNHQYWNAMELVSNGGGYLLQQLDLTPEKIIELVTDILDNKEKYDRMRMFSRKMGIPNAASNVVDNMCRLIGLKSAQFALIVG from the coding sequence ATGAAAGTAATTTTTGCAGGGGGTGGTACAGGCGGGCATCTAATGGTTGGATTAAGTGCAGCAGAAGAGATTCGCTCCAGGTTTCATGATGCAGAGATCGTGTTTTTTGGATCTGATAAAAAATTTGAGCGGCGATGTGTGGAACAGAAGGGGTACCGCTATTGCCAGGTGAGGGCAGTGAAATGGGGGAAATCCCTGAAACATCGGCTTGCCTGCGTTGGTTCCCTGTTGCTGGGTATTTTTGATGCACTCTTTGCGGTAAGGAATTTTAACCCTGACATCGTAGTCGGTCTGGGTGGGTATACCTCCGTTGCTCCGGTTATTGCAGCGAAATTGCTTGGCATTTCTTCTGTAATACTTGAACAAAATGTGATTCCGGGAAAGGCAAATCGATTTTTGTCCCGATGGGTTGATGAGGTGTATTGCCATTGGCGTGGGCCGCTCAAGTGGTTTACCAAAGCAAAGGTTGTTCGTGTGACAGGGACGCCGATTCGGAAGGATATTCTGTCCAGTAAAAAAATACGTTCTGCTGAGAAGTTTGGTCTCAGCGCTTCCAAAAAAACGATACTGATTACCGGCGGCAGTCAGGGTGCACAGGCGATCAACGAAACGTTCTTGCGGTGCTTGCCAAAGCTGGAATCTTTGCAAAATGACCTGCAGATTATTCACTGTACCGGTGAATACGGGTATGATATTGCAAAGGCTGCATATAAAAAAACGAAGATGGATGTATTTGTTTGCAGTTTTCTTGATGATATGGGAGCCGCGTTTAGTATGGCAGATATCGTTATTTGCAGAGCTGGCGCAACTACCATTGCGGAAATTACCGCAGTCGGTATTCCCGCAATCTTAATACCCTATCCTCACGCGGCAGACAACCACCAATATTGGAATGCAATGGAACTGGTAAGTAACGGAGGAGGGTATCTATTACAGCAGCTTGACTTAACGCCGGAAAAAATCATAGAACTGGTCACCGACATCCTTGATAATAAAGAGAAGTATGATAGGATGAGGATGTTCAGCAGAAAAATGGGAATTCCGAATGCGGCTTCAAATGTTGTGGACAATATGTGCAGGCTAATTGGTCTAAAGAGTGCGCAATTTGCGTTGATTGTTGGTTGA
- a CDS encoding general secretion pathway protein GspK gives MERRNEEESPSGNKTVRVKTRKGTRACIANHGYVLIFSLWAIVVLGFIAVSFTRNTSVAIKTEITFTERVKNIYAARGACLYATRKLVQPKNQQEDVKSRKSSELKKKRDAERGGDTRRYDKKSSVWIPSNNPYSIRIGERDCEVLISDESGKINVNKLTDDMRTNFIKFLTSFKLEELVAETITDSILDWLDEDDLHHINGAEKDFYATLPDPYEPQNGPFESLEELTLVKGITPPIFDLIRDRLTIYGSGKINVNFASKEVLLFVPEMTKEIAESIIRVRKKRGKIKNLSILKAIFKHVGVIGKEYEEMIKYVTLDTSDYITIHSIASSGKIKSGYKLLVLKSVGNCKILAVYPE, from the coding sequence ATGGAAAGAAGAAATGAAGAAGAAAGCCCCTCTGGCAATAAAACTGTTCGTGTCAAAACGCGGAAAGGAACAAGAGCTTGTATTGCCAATCATGGCTATGTATTAATCTTTAGCCTGTGGGCGATTGTGGTGTTGGGGTTTATAGCGGTGAGCTTCACCCGAAATACCAGTGTTGCTATTAAAACAGAGATTACCTTTACGGAACGTGTAAAAAATATCTATGCAGCGCGTGGCGCCTGTTTATACGCGACGCGGAAGCTGGTGCAACCGAAGAACCAACAGGAAGATGTAAAATCCAGGAAAAGTTCAGAGCTGAAAAAGAAAAGAGATGCTGAAAGAGGCGGAGATACCCGGAGATACGATAAGAAGAGCAGTGTGTGGATACCAAGTAACAATCCCTATTCAATCCGAATAGGAGAGAGAGACTGTGAAGTATTGATCAGTGATGAAAGTGGGAAAATAAATGTAAACAAGTTAACCGATGATATGAGAACAAATTTTATCAAGTTTCTCACTTCATTCAAGTTAGAAGAACTCGTTGCAGAAACCATAACGGATTCGATACTGGATTGGTTGGACGAGGATGATTTGCATCACATCAATGGTGCAGAAAAAGATTTTTATGCCACGTTACCCGATCCCTATGAACCACAGAATGGACCCTTTGAGTCCCTTGAAGAACTAACTCTAGTGAAAGGGATCACACCGCCAATATTTGATTTGATACGGGATCGGCTGACAATTTACGGGTCAGGGAAGATCAACGTGAATTTTGCATCGAAGGAAGTCCTCCTCTTTGTGCCTGAGATGACGAAAGAAATTGCAGAATCCATAATCCGGGTGAGAAAAAAACGGGGAAAAATTAAAAACCTTAGCATCCTGAAGGCAATATTCAAACATGTTGGCGTTATTGGCAAGGAGTATGAAGAGATGATAAAGTATGTAACGTTGGATACCTCAGATTACATCACGATCCATTCAATTGCATCTTCGGGAAAGATAAAAAGCGGATATAAATTGCTTGTCCTAAAAAGTGTGGGAAATTGTAAAATTCTTGCCGTGTATCCGGAATAG
- a CDS encoding prepilin-type N-terminal cleavage/methylation domain-containing protein, translating into MKKKSRRQTNYLHHNRKHVKQEEGFTLFELLIALFIGTLLIMAGAYAIRAGLFSMERDEAWFNESAREKAVYDFFWQQASSLRIQEVHKKNSKKDEEDKSREKTKTVYFTGERDFLTFVSPLSLTKHYGQGLIIASYKIAINDKGLWDLTYSERNVNPAILRTTSEESNSLLRAGKDATVFLKDCDKILFAYLDDADAELDDEAAEGRERENEKPDDTSDAVHGNFQNAGVIEGAGLQWKEEMKKKAPLAIKLFVSKRGKEQELVLPIMAMY; encoded by the coding sequence GTGAAGAAGAAGAGCCGTCGGCAGACTAACTACTTGCATCACAACCGGAAACACGTGAAACAAGAGGAAGGCTTTACCTTATTTGAACTACTGATAGCCCTTTTCATTGGCACCCTGTTGATCATGGCCGGCGCTTATGCAATACGGGCTGGTTTGTTTTCTATGGAAAGGGATGAAGCCTGGTTTAACGAATCAGCAAGGGAAAAAGCCGTTTATGATTTCTTCTGGCAACAGGCCTCTTCCCTGCGTATTCAGGAAGTACACAAGAAAAATAGTAAAAAGGATGAAGAAGACAAAAGTCGGGAAAAAACGAAGACCGTCTATTTTACAGGGGAAAGGGATTTTCTTACCTTTGTATCTCCCCTTTCCCTGACAAAGCACTATGGTCAGGGATTGATTATTGCCAGTTATAAGATTGCGATAAATGATAAAGGCCTGTGGGACCTGACGTATTCAGAACGTAACGTTAACCCTGCGATATTACGCACCACATCCGAAGAATCCAACAGTTTGTTACGGGCGGGCAAAGACGCTACCGTGTTTCTTAAAGATTGTGATAAGATTTTGTTTGCTTATCTTGACGATGCAGACGCTGAGCTCGATGATGAAGCGGCAGAAGGCCGTGAAAGAGAAAATGAAAAACCTGATGATACATCAGACGCCGTTCATGGGAACTTCCAGAATGCTGGTGTTATAGAAGGTGCCGGTTTGCAATGGAAAGAAGAAATGAAGAAGAAAGCCCCTCTGGCAATAAAACTGTTCGTGTCAAAACGCGGAAAGGAACAAGAGCTTGTATTGCCAATCATGGCTATGTATTAA
- a CDS encoding cell division protein FtsQ/DivIB: MNDHFTDSIKRVAALNDYYGMYENNLTQKIADIYGGVVLVKDVDSVKRVFPNKLAIKLLLRKPFACIKSRSNSYLVDEDGVLLPKEYYTLKDTAYDSLYIQSNKLTRLPLYGSEWDDKGIKAGIALVKFLRANNIHNLFKIVSVDVSNVCKRRSTSKSDIVLWTENNTQIRWGCSSLCNEQNELSDEEKLQNLLSIAKAEGTNLRLMEYVDVRWKKPSGKRWTKVNDMAEVP; encoded by the coding sequence ATGAATGATCATTTCACGGACAGCATAAAACGGGTAGCCGCCTTGAACGATTACTATGGCATGTATGAAAATAATTTAACCCAAAAAATAGCAGATATTTATGGGGGGGTTGTCTTAGTAAAGGATGTGGATTCGGTCAAAAGGGTGTTCCCGAATAAACTGGCTATTAAACTCCTGCTGCGTAAACCGTTCGCTTGTATTAAAAGCAGAAGCAATAGCTATCTTGTTGATGAAGACGGCGTCTTGTTGCCAAAGGAATATTACACACTAAAAGATACTGCATATGATAGCCTGTACATACAGAGTAATAAGCTTACGCGACTGCCTTTATACGGGAGTGAATGGGACGATAAAGGCATTAAGGCAGGAATCGCCCTGGTGAAATTCCTCAGGGCAAATAATATTCATAACCTTTTTAAGATTGTCTCTGTCGATGTATCCAACGTATGCAAGAGGCGTTCTACCAGTAAGAGTGATATCGTTTTATGGACCGAAAACAATACCCAGATACGCTGGGGATGTTCTTCTTTATGCAATGAGCAGAATGAACTCTCCGATGAGGAGAAGTTACAAAACCTCTTAAGTATTGCAAAAGCAGAAGGCACGAATCTCAGATTAATGGAATATGTTGATGTCCGCTGGAAAAAACCATCGGGCAAGCGATGGACAAAGGTTAATGATATGGCCGAAGTACCGTAA
- the gspD gene encoding type II secretion system secretin GspD, with protein sequence MNKCMFLAGVIILLSSSGCKETQIKQSDFTPFKVPVTLSSTAEKAAEKKPWEFEISPKEAVSGEKREGISDEFIYKQETTRPEPSLRRPEYTGEKIDIAFNFDNAELKDVLQIILGEILNVNYILDKRVAGNINLHATGQIHKEELIAMLNTLLYVYDFAIMKDGDLYRILPKAETRPETNIIVYGDKIPPYDKSIIVQIVPLQYEIPKNLNATLRPFMTSVGNVVTHGDSPFIVLVEAASNMEKLLTLIKTFDMPFFAGKAMKFYDFKYVDGKNVAKDLTTLAQSLGAKAGAEGELSFVPFSDSNKLLVVTRMPELLPKIDLWIKNIDVPPAALEEDTKIYVYKVQHQKAETIVPVLTQIYSEKMAAQPKVTGKNQPEAMKIVADPKTNTIVVKALPTDYRAIKMIIEAVDATPQQVFLQALILEIDLDDSLEYKSEWVLDAGSLKLFQLFESENEVTREAGKPTLLFQKGNFALLMDILAKNSNVKILSAPHILVRDEQPAHIQVGEEVPIKTSAGQQQGTTVTFEQIQYRDTGIILTVTPHIAENDYITMDIKQEVSNASETETGVNDSPTFTTRQAETSLVVKSGHTISLGGIIQQRDEKSISKVPLLGDIPYVGNLFKSTSISNVRRELLMLITPYIANDAEEADVLTNAFQQKLKEIEPLITQEAYDVGNY encoded by the coding sequence ATGAACAAATGCATGTTCCTCGCGGGGGTAATTATTCTGTTGTCTTCCAGTGGATGCAAAGAAACGCAAATAAAGCAATCCGATTTTACGCCGTTTAAAGTGCCGGTTACCCTTTCTTCTACCGCTGAAAAGGCAGCAGAAAAAAAACCGTGGGAATTTGAGATATCACCAAAAGAAGCGGTTTCAGGAGAGAAGCGGGAAGGAATCTCGGATGAATTTATCTATAAACAGGAGACGACCAGACCCGAACCTTCCCTCCGTAGACCGGAGTATACGGGAGAGAAAATCGATATTGCCTTTAATTTTGACAATGCGGAATTAAAAGATGTTTTACAGATTATCTTGGGTGAAATACTGAATGTGAATTACATTTTGGACAAAAGAGTGGCGGGAAATATCAATCTCCATGCCACCGGCCAGATCCACAAAGAAGAACTTATTGCCATGCTGAATACCTTGCTGTATGTCTATGATTTTGCGATCATGAAAGATGGAGATTTATACAGGATATTGCCCAAGGCGGAAACCCGCCCCGAGACCAATATTATCGTTTATGGTGATAAAATCCCCCCGTATGATAAGAGTATTATTGTCCAAATTGTACCCCTCCAGTATGAAATTCCGAAAAATTTAAATGCAACATTAAGGCCATTTATGACGAGTGTGGGAAATGTTGTTACTCATGGTGATTCTCCCTTTATCGTACTTGTCGAGGCTGCATCGAACATGGAAAAGCTCCTCACCTTGATAAAAACCTTTGACATGCCTTTTTTTGCCGGCAAGGCCATGAAATTTTATGATTTCAAGTACGTTGACGGGAAAAATGTGGCGAAAGATCTCACTACTCTGGCGCAATCGCTGGGTGCAAAAGCCGGGGCTGAAGGAGAATTAAGTTTCGTGCCGTTCTCTGACTCAAATAAACTGTTGGTTGTTACGAGAATGCCGGAACTTTTGCCAAAAATCGACCTTTGGATAAAAAACATCGATGTTCCTCCCGCTGCGCTGGAAGAGGATACCAAGATATATGTATATAAAGTGCAGCACCAAAAAGCTGAAACGATTGTGCCAGTCCTCACGCAAATTTATAGCGAAAAAATGGCGGCACAGCCGAAGGTGACCGGAAAGAATCAGCCTGAGGCAATGAAAATTGTCGCTGATCCGAAAACCAATACCATTGTTGTAAAGGCATTGCCTACGGATTATCGGGCAATAAAAATGATCATAGAGGCTGTAGATGCTACACCACAACAGGTATTTTTACAGGCGCTTATCTTAGAAATAGATCTTGATGACAGTCTGGAATATAAATCGGAATGGGTGTTAGATGCAGGAAGTCTGAAATTATTTCAATTGTTCGAATCAGAAAATGAAGTCACTAGAGAAGCTGGTAAACCTACGTTGCTCTTTCAAAAGGGTAACTTTGCTCTTCTCATGGATATCCTTGCCAAAAATTCAAACGTTAAGATATTGTCGGCGCCGCACATCCTTGTGCGGGATGAACAGCCGGCGCATATTCAGGTTGGTGAAGAGGTGCCAATTAAAACTTCCGCTGGTCAACAGCAGGGTACGACGGTTACGTTTGAACAGATACAATACCGGGATACCGGTATCATACTCACGGTTACACCCCACATTGCTGAAAATGATTATATTACCATGGATATTAAACAGGAGGTAAGTAATGCCTCTGAAACTGAAACAGGCGTGAATGATTCACCAACCTTCACGACGCGCCAGGCAGAAACCTCCCTTGTCGTAAAGAGCGGGCATACCATAAGTCTGGGAGGTATTATCCAGCAAAGAGATGAAAAAAGCATTAGTAAAGTGCCGCTTTTGGGAGATATTCCCTATGTTGGGAATCTCTTTAAATCTACATCAATTAGTAATGTAAGACGCGAACTACTGATGCTTATAACTCCTTATATTGCAAATGATGCAGAGGAGGCAGATGTGTTAACCAATGCCTTCCAGCAGAAATTAAAAGAGATTGAACCGCTCATAACCCAGGAGGCATACGACGTTGGGAACTACTAG
- a CDS encoding D-alanine--D-alanine ligase, which translates to MKPKNVVVLMGGISPEREISLRSGNAVVKALADAGFTVSSIDVKDEKIEELDNMEKDVAFIALHGYFGEDGGVQQLLESKGIPYTGSGVNASKLAMDKLATKNCFVEAGLKTPAFVTVTEFQELHEIQHEILRLGLPVVLKPIRNGSSIGISIVKDIRDLHAGLKKAFDFGYEVLIEKYIKGRELTVGILENKALPIIEIKPAVEFFNYDAKYKDNRTEYLIVEKTAEENANKAEHSLGNIGFLPPFLYAEAQKLALQAHRVLGCRGFSRVDMLLDGKNELYLLEVNTIPGFTEKSLLPKAATADGISFSVLCEKIVDLALQGTLVSVNETIQNECLS; encoded by the coding sequence ATGAAACCAAAAAATGTCGTGGTATTAATGGGTGGGATATCTCCTGAACGTGAAATTTCACTGCGTTCTGGTAATGCAGTGGTAAAGGCATTAGCGGACGCCGGTTTTACGGTCTCCAGCATTGATGTGAAAGATGAGAAGATTGAAGAACTTGATAATATGGAAAAAGATGTAGCTTTTATCGCTTTACATGGGTATTTTGGCGAAGACGGGGGTGTACAACAACTCTTGGAATCAAAGGGTATTCCCTACACAGGTTCGGGGGTTAACGCCAGCAAGCTCGCTATGGATAAATTAGCAACAAAAAATTGCTTTGTTGAAGCCGGTCTCAAAACACCAGCGTTTGTCACCGTGACGGAATTTCAGGAATTACATGAGATACAGCATGAAATACTGAGACTCGGCTTGCCAGTGGTATTAAAACCCATACGAAATGGCTCCAGCATAGGTATATCTATAGTGAAAGATATCAGGGATCTTCACGCGGGTTTGAAAAAGGCGTTTGATTTCGGTTACGAGGTGCTTATTGAGAAATACATAAAAGGACGTGAATTGACCGTTGGGATACTAGAGAACAAGGCCTTGCCAATTATTGAGATTAAACCGGCAGTGGAATTTTTTAATTACGATGCTAAATACAAGGATAACCGGACAGAGTATCTGATTGTGGAAAAAACTGCTGAGGAAAATGCTAATAAGGCTGAGCATTCGCTCGGCAACATTGGCTTCCTTCCTCCTTTTCTTTATGCTGAGGCACAAAAGCTTGCCCTGCAGGCTCATCGAGTGCTTGGGTGCAGGGGATTTTCAAGGGTAGACATGTTGCTGGACGGAAAGAATGAGTTGTATTTACTGGAAGTGAATACCATCCCGGGTTTTACCGAAAAAAGCTTACTGCCTAAGGCAGCAACGGCAGATGGTATCTCTTTCTCCGTATTGTGTGAAAAAATTGTTGATCTTGCCTTACAGGGTACGTTGGTAAGTGTTAATGAAACAATACAGAATGAATGCCTTTCATGA